Proteins co-encoded in one Malus sylvestris chromosome 7, drMalSylv7.2, whole genome shotgun sequence genomic window:
- the LOC126627984 gene encoding uclacyanin-3-like produces MAIATALLVLLLAAPTVYGVQHIVGDASGWSTSVDYDSWAASNAFTVGDTLVFNYGSSHKVDIVNQADFASCSSSNSLKTYDDGATTITLSQPGPAYFICPSAGHCGNGMKLSVNVVAAGTPSGTPSTTPSTPTTPGSIVSPPPPPPPPKGAANTLDMNMLGFPLVLATLVAFMG; encoded by the exons ATGGCCATTGCAACAGCTCTGCTGGTCCTCCTGCTGGCAGCCCCAACAGTGTATGGAGTGCAGCACATTGTCGGTGACGCCTCTGGTTGGAGCACATCGGTAGATTATGACTCTTGGGCTGCAAGTAACGCCTTCACTGTTGGTGACACTCTCG TGTTCAACTATGGTAGTTCCCACAAAGTGGATATTGTAAACCAAGCTGACTTCGCCAGTTGCAGTTCAAGCAATTCCCTAAAAACCTATGATGATGGCGCCACAACAATCACCCTCTCCCAACCTGGTCCAGCCTACTTCATATGCCCTTCTGCAGGTCACTGTGGTAATGGCATGAAGCTTTCGGTCAACGTTGTAGCAGCTGGCACCCCAAGTGGTACTCCGTCAACCACCCCATCTACACCCACCACTCCTGGAAGCATTGTttcaccaccgccaccaccaccgccTCCTAAGGGAGCAGCAAATACTCTTGACATGAATATGCTTGGGTTTCCACTTGTGTTGGCAACCTTGGTTGCATTCATGGGCTAG